In a genomic window of Desulfovibrionales bacterium:
- a CDS encoding glycogen/starch synthase has protein sequence MARKNSEIKNVWMVTREYDGLAGAGGVKDVCKQLSHALARAGIKITVVMPLYGMMNKDRLNLKPTSYSFNVRMDYTGEERQEEVRIWKLTQGKVRILFVDSARFREKKGVYTYTAEEEAQDPSHKQGAGHYDYFAMNVLLQKAALELMIYMDERPEIIHCQDGHTAIMPAIIREVDGYRAYFAGTGALVTVHNAGVGYHQEVGDLSFARAITGLPGYVIEHSLLHNAFDPFIAAARYAVINTVSENYARELQETEADRLTGWLGHSLKSRGIVLEGVTNGIDPEDFDPEKPDELGIPAAFSPLKDDFQGKEICKKTLIEDINRRKFEKVNAIGRIDYAAGKPLLTMVGRLTEQKGVDILVRALQMLMPKDKEFQALILGSGSRHIENSLATLAGLPENRGRIAVLFGYDPVLANQIYAAGDFFVIPSQYEPCGLTDFMAQLMGNVPIVHLTGGLVKVIDGQTGFGYSDHNPEALVQTIRTALAIYRDTPAVLRQIQRKAVETIDSHYTWDRVLGRYKSLYKKAQNMSKLIG, from the coding sequence ATGGCCAGGAAAAACAGTGAAATCAAAAACGTGTGGATGGTTACACGTGAATACGATGGACTGGCGGGCGCCGGGGGGGTAAAGGACGTATGCAAACAACTCTCCCATGCCCTGGCCCGTGCCGGGATTAAGATTACGGTGGTCATGCCGCTTTACGGGATGATGAATAAGGACAGATTAAATCTGAAGCCGACGTCTTATTCCTTCAACGTAAGAATGGATTATACCGGTGAAGAGCGGCAGGAAGAGGTGCGTATCTGGAAACTGACGCAGGGCAAGGTCCGGATTTTATTTGTGGATAGCGCCCGTTTCCGCGAAAAGAAAGGCGTTTATACTTATACCGCCGAGGAAGAGGCGCAGGATCCCAGCCATAAACAGGGCGCAGGCCATTATGACTATTTTGCCATGAATGTCTTGCTGCAAAAAGCAGCCCTCGAACTGATGATCTATATGGATGAAAGGCCTGAAATCATCCACTGTCAGGACGGGCATACGGCTATTATGCCGGCCATAATCCGCGAAGTCGATGGATACCGGGCCTATTTTGCAGGGACGGGCGCCCTGGTTACGGTACATAATGCGGGGGTCGGTTATCACCAGGAGGTGGGCGACCTGTCTTTTGCCAGGGCTATTACCGGGTTGCCTGGATATGTCATTGAACATTCCTTGCTTCATAATGCCTTTGACCCTTTTATTGCGGCAGCGCGATATGCAGTTATAAATACGGTGAGCGAAAACTATGCGCGGGAGCTTCAGGAAACGGAGGCAGATCGTCTTACCGGTTGGCTGGGCCATAGCTTGAAGTCCAGGGGAATAGTCCTTGAGGGTGTAACGAATGGCATTGACCCGGAGGATTTTGATCCGGAAAAACCGGATGAGCTGGGTATCCCGGCGGCCTTCAGCCCATTAAAGGACGATTTTCAGGGCAAAGAAATCTGCAAGAAGACCCTTATCGAGGATATAAATAGGCGTAAGTTTGAGAAAGTAAACGCCATCGGCCGGATTGATTATGCGGCAGGCAAACCTCTTTTGACCATGGTGGGCCGGCTGACAGAACAAAAAGGCGTGGACATCCTGGTTCGGGCCTTACAGATGCTGATGCCAAAAGACAAAGAGTTTCAGGCGCTGATCCTGGGTAGCGGCTCCAGGCATATAGAGAACTCTCTGGCCACCCTGGCCGGCCTGCCGGAGAATAGGGGGCGTATAGCGGTTCTCTTTGGCTATGATCCGGTATTGGCCAACCAGATTTATGCGGCAGGAGACTTTTTCGTCATTCCTTCACAATATGAACCCTGTGGACTTACCGATTTTATGGCCCAGTTAATGGGTAACGTCCCCATTGTCCATCTGACCGGCGGTCTGGTTAAGGTTATCGACGGGCAGACCGGCTTTGGTTATTCAGATCATAACCCGGAAGCCCTGGTTCAAACTATCAGAACGGCCCTGGCTATTTATCGGGACACCCCGGCAGTTTTACGGCAAATACAGCGTAAGGCCGTGGAAACTATAGATAGCCATTATACCTGGGACAGAGTACTGGGTCGCTATAAAAGTCTTTATAAAAAAGCACAGAATATGAGTAAATTAATTGGATAA
- a CDS encoding (Fe-S)-binding protein: MIDPSWNKEGIKVTCQDPCNLVRKGLGDGVADDLRFVIKQVVGEENFVDMWPNKSNNYCCGGGGGYLQSGFVEKRRAFGRIKFDQIQATDADIVVTPCHNCRSQITDIGQVYGGKYQAVHLWSLIVKAMVRKSTATPL, encoded by the coding sequence GTGATAGATCCATCCTGGAATAAAGAAGGCATTAAAGTGACCTGCCAGGACCCCTGTAACCTGGTACGAAAGGGTCTGGGTGACGGCGTGGCGGATGACCTGCGTTTTGTCATCAAACAGGTCGTGGGAGAAGAGAATTTTGTGGATATGTGGCCGAACAAATCCAACAACTACTGCTGCGGCGGCGGCGGCGGTTATCTCCAGTCAGGATTTGTCGAGAAACGCCGGGCCTTTGGAAGGATTAAATTTGATCAGATACAGGCCACCGACGCTGATATCGTGGTGACGCCCTGCCATAATTGCCGTTCGCAGATAACGGATATAGGCCAGGTGTACGGCGGCAAGTATCAGGCTGTACATCTCTGGAGCCTGATTGTTAAGGCGATGGTCCGCAAGTCCACGGCAACACCTCTTTAG